A single region of the Planctomycetota bacterium genome encodes:
- a CDS encoding GGDEF domain-containing protein yields MLKQLILVSLIIFIPLATLVLAAVYHFSPAYLNNSYFGGFPALLTAFSSLCAIYCVCLIALAFFINDRNKALSAKNQAAAKGHEDLARENKTLSAKVDLLSATREISLIITHEVDFQKILGKSLEIIAQMINPKESGSEITLFLKDEISGRLSPQAQRKGAAIVFEDDLSNQLDWRNVNESLEHSRLFFSADGEMLDFTIPLVADRDTVGVLKAKIPAGAVASYAESQPPPVGGNKLRPDNFGEDYIKHMQDNLMELARVLALAVKTPMLYNRAITDGLTGLYTKRHLFNELPVYMEISRRHDTKLSFVMFDIDHFKKVNDTYGHLTGDAVLKGVSETLKATLRATSTAYRYGGEEIAIILPLSSRDDAKVFAERLRKKIESQSFASQSGQKLKVTISLGAAEYSPKMADFKELISQADTALYRAKQGGRNQTIVI; encoded by the coding sequence ATGCTCAAACAGCTTATATTGGTCTCCTTAATCATCTTCATTCCGCTGGCCACCCTGGTGCTGGCCGCGGTCTACCATTTCTCGCCGGCCTATCTGAACAACTCCTATTTCGGCGGGTTCCCGGCGCTGCTGACCGCCTTCAGCTCACTCTGCGCCATCTACTGCGTCTGCCTGATTGCCCTGGCCTTCTTTATCAACGACCGGAACAAGGCGCTCTCGGCCAAGAATCAGGCCGCGGCCAAAGGACACGAGGACCTGGCCCGGGAGAACAAGACCCTGTCCGCCAAGGTCGACCTGCTCTCGGCCACCCGCGAGATATCGCTCATCATCACCCACGAGGTCGACTTCCAGAAAATACTGGGCAAGTCCCTGGAAATCATCGCCCAGATGATAAATCCCAAGGAATCCGGGAGTGAAATCACCCTGTTCCTTAAAGACGAGATATCCGGCCGGCTCAGCCCCCAGGCCCAACGCAAAGGCGCGGCCATTGTCTTTGAGGATGATCTGTCAAACCAGCTTGACTGGCGCAATGTCAACGAATCACTGGAACACAGCCGGCTGTTCTTCTCGGCCGACGGCGAGATGCTGGACTTCACCATCCCGCTGGTGGCCGACCGGGACACGGTCGGGGTGTTAAAGGCCAAAATCCCGGCTGGCGCCGTGGCGTCATATGCGGAGTCGCAACCCCCGCCAGTTGGCGGGAATAAACTCCGTCCCGATAATTTCGGGGAGGATTACATCAAACACATGCAGGATAATTTAATGGAGTTAGCGCGTGTTTTAGCCCTGGCCGTCAAGACGCCGATGCTCTATAACCGGGCCATTACCGACGGCCTGACCGGTCTCTATACCAAACGCCACCTCTTCAACGAACTGCCGGTCTATATGGAAATCTCCCGCCGGCACGACACCAAGCTCTCCTTTGTCATGTTTGACATCGACCACTTCAAAAAGGTCAACGACACCTACGGGCACCTGACCGGCGACGCGGTGCTAAAAGGCGTATCCGAAACCCTCAAGGCAACCTTAAGGGCAACGTCCACCGCTTATCGGTATGGCGGAGAGGAAATCGCCATCATCCTGCCGCTCTCATCCAGGGACGACGCCAAGGTCTTTGCCGAACGCCTGCGCAAGAAGATAGAATCGCAGTCATTTGCTTCCCAGTCCGGACAGAAACTCAAGGTCACCATCAGCTTAGGCGCGGCCGAATACTCACCCAAAATGGCCGATTTCAAGGAACTCATCTCCCAGGCCGACACGGCCTTATATAGAGCTAAGCAAGGTGGCCGTAATCAGACCATAGTAATATAA